In a single window of the Debaryomyces hansenii CBS767 chromosome A complete sequence genome:
- a CDS encoding DEHA2A10164p (similar to CA3143|IPF8295 Candida albicans IPF8295), translated as MMGHTNTHSSTPSKRIEEAPLKWYNNRNHDDSENESLVNSSFDFDMAGASTPLKMGKMPVGRGTGDISVSFSSPMKKLDNLHLESELDLDEGENHDELGNQTVVGESDTDDEYGPVYGEDYEESSSGATGGTPSESNGHGRQPPRYVNRRKRHLDSPSDIDMETPRQAQMTNTSVRSDMSICLNNSTNNTFKLSFSNSDSTPCPVQPRKKSKLKFKGSPSQQQTPSQTKLTKVKHLLNFENSIKTSVSQNPIMNKLSAMTNHDNDAWTHDDEEDEDDEDDYLPRDSLISSPQQTSTLNTTVNSNQNIQSTPISQSTPANSRPPTPSHSPQVPIMDEFGDSINGYKFVKPTRKPQHAYYNYQTPTNKILRSQELKTSYNRNEYDTHSAGNLNNGKYKIVGDLPMSSAGLMDEAEVDLHVGDKRINDPYLQAVSETNSDQERISIRNLYFQSFNSSDLSQLKLPLLTMFRANTMSTEEIVKLINDRQPISSFYEYIKSEDEDVLDLLKRERLRWHPDKWVSKLRSHLPKENLVINKQVIDSLSQSLNSIIENHKQ; from the coding sequence ATGATGGGCCATACGAATACGCACAGCAGCACACCCAGCAAGCGGATAGAGGAGGCACCACTCAAATGGTACAATAATAGAAATCACGACGACTCAGAAAACGAGAGCTTGGTCAATTCGTcgtttgattttgatatggCCGGAGCATCGACTCCGTTGAAAATGGGCAAGATGCCGGTGGGGCGTGGAACGGGCGACATATCGGTGTCGTTTCTGTCGCCAATGAAGAAGTTGGACAATTTGCATTTGGAGTCCGAATTGGACTTGGACGAAGGGGAGAACCATGACGAACTTGGGAACCAGACGGTGGTGGGAGAATCAGACACCGATGATGAGTACGGCCCGGTTTATGGAGAGGATTACGAAGAGTCGAGCAGTGGGGCCACTGGTGGGACCCCATCGGAGAGTAATGGACACGGGCGCCAGCCGCCCAGATATGTGAATCGACGTAAACGGCATTTGGATTCGCCACTGGATATAGATATGGAGACTCCTCGCCAGGCACAAATGACGAACACGTCCGTGCGCAGCGACATGTCGATATGTTTGAACAACTCGACCAACAATACGTTCAAGCTCAGTTTTTCCAATAGCGATTCGACGCCGTGTCCGGTGCAGCCGCGGAAGAAGTCGAAGTTGAAATTCAAGGGCTCTCCCAGTCAACAGCAAACGCCGTCACAAACCAAGCTAACCAAGGTGAAGCATCTCTTGAACTTTGAGAATTCGATAAAGACCTCGGTGTCACAGAACCCGATCATGAACAAGCTAAGTGCTATGACAAATCATGATAATGACGCATGGACCCATGACGATGAAgaggatgaagatgacgagGATGATTATTTGCCGAGAGATTCGTTGATTTCTTCACCTCAACAAACGTCTACGCTCAACACAACTGTCAATTCGaatcaaaatatccaaTCCACCCCTATCTCCCAATCGACTCCTGCCAATTCCAGACCTCCAACCCCCAGTCATTCGCCACAAGTGCCCATAATGGATGAGTTCGGAGACTCTATAAATGGATATAAGTTTGTGAAGCCAACCAGAAAACCCCAGCATGCATATTATAACTATCAAACCCCAACAAATAAGATTCTAAGGTctcaagaattgaaaacttcTTATAATAGAAATGAGTATGATACTCACTCCGCCGGTAATTTAAATAACGGCAAGTACAAGATTGTAGGGGACTTGCCAATGTCTTCAGCTGGACTTATGGATGAAGCTGAAGTCGATTTACATGTTGGTGATAAGAGAATCAACGATCCGTATTTGCAAGCTGTGAGTGAAACTAATTCCGATCAGGAACGAATAAGTATTAGGAACCTATATTTCCAATCATTCAACTCATCTGATTTATCTCAATTGAAGTTGCCATTATTGACAATGTTCAGAGCAAACACAATGTCAACTGAAGAGATCGTGAAGCTTATAAACGATAGACAaccaatatcatcattttaCGAATATATCAAGagtgaagatgaagatgtgcttgatttattgaaaaggGAACGATTAAGATGGCATCCCGATAAATGGGTTTCCAAATTACGTCTGCATCTaccaaaagaaaatttggTTATAAACAAACAAGTCATAGATAGTTTAAGTCAatcattgaattcaattattgaaaaccataaacaataa
- a CDS encoding DEHA2A10186p (highly similar to uniprot|P32447 Saccharomyces cerevisiae YJL115W ASF1 Nucleosome assembly factor): MSIVSLLGIEVLNNPAKFTDPYEFEITFECLEPLKEDLEWKLTYVGSSRSLDHDQELDSILVGPVPVGINKFLFQADPPSPELIPASELVSVTVILLSCSYADREFVRVGYYVNNEYDSEELRENPPAKVQVEHVVRNILAEKPRVTRFNIVWDNEDGNADEYPPEQQVDEEEEEEEEEEEEEDDEEEEEEKDVEGEEGEEGEDAEEAAEVEENGSKEASKEEDIEEDIEEDIEEDIEEDIEIEDEEEAKNADQGETPIDKVQS, translated from the coding sequence ATGTCAATCGTATCATTACTAGGAATTGAAGTGTTGAATAACCCAGCCAAATTTACAGACCCGTATGAATTCGAGATTACTTTTGAATGCTTAGAACCGttgaaagaagatttagaaTGGAAATTGACATACGTTGGCAGTTCGAGGTCATTGGATCATGATCAGGAATTGGATTCTATATTGGTTGGACCAGTTCCTGTTggtataaataaatttttgtttcAGGCCGATCCACCATCTCCAGAATTAATTCCAGCGAGTGAATTAGTGAGTGTAACAGTTATATTGTTAAGCTGTTCATACGCAGATAGAGAATTTGTAAGGGTTGGGTACTATGTAAACAATGAATATGACTCGGAAGAATTACGGGAGAATCCACCTGCTAAGGTGCAAGTTGAACATGTTGTGAGAAATATACTTGCTGAGAAACCTAGAGTTACTAGATTCAATATAGTTTGGGATAACGAGGATGGTAATGCGGATGAATATCCTCCAGAGCAACAAGTAGacgaggaagaagaagaggaagaggaagaggaggaagaagaagatgacgaggaagaggaagaagaaaaagatgtagaaggagaagaaggagaagaagGAGAGGACGCCGAAGAAGCAGCGGAGGTTGAAGAGAATGGAAGTAAGGAAGCTAGCAAAGAAGAGGATATCGAAGAGGATATCGAGGAAGACATTGAAGAAGACATCGAAGAGGATATCGAAAtcgaagatgaagaagaggcCAAGAATGCTGACCAAGGTGAAACACCAATAGATAAAGTTCAAAGTTAA
- a CDS encoding DEHA2A10208p (weakly similar to CA3680|IPF8395 Candida albicans IPF8395) has protein sequence MSDIPGDGNKVMASDKNMAENQPKSVDENEEEEIHSKLDAKQADEEPNKQQTEEYNDNEDGREPAHENEDENFKAENDDSDPEIEQGHVDNDAQDPASNKDYAKLFEKYQERFYKVYSVSQKLFQSEVSQRQALSFYQRRNNALIDLLDKFESKEPVSPTTDQVLADSDKSRIENLITMNPRLKEVLAPLLAIDDSQQQFKETHKINLLINEAMPDLINDDMGNFELNPQDIEPWVRRHYPNLVISKYKPLTISGNKFKETVDTGSTTTTKRKRKSSKDDENEEDPQSKKPKK, from the coding sequence ATGTCAGATATACCCGGGGATGGAAATAAAGTAATGGCTAGTGATAAAAATATGGCTGAAAATCAACCGAAGTCGGTGGATGAAAACGAGGAGGAAGAAATACATAGTAAATTAGACGCTAAGCAGGCCGATGAAGAACCCAATAAACAGCAAACAGAAGAATACAATGATAACGAAGATGGAAGAGAACCAGCACACGAGAATGAGGACGAAAATTTTAAAGCAGAAAATGACGATTCAGATCCGGAAATTGAACAGGGACATGTAGACAATGATGCACAAGATCCAGCGTCCAATAAGGATTATGCCAAATTATTCGAAAAGTATCAAGAACGATTTTACAAGGTATATTCAGTATCACAGAAATTGTTTCAGAGCGAGGTATCTCAAAGACAAGCTTTAAGCTTttatcaaagaagaaataatgCATTGATTGATTTACTTGACAAATTCGAATCGAAAGAACCGGTATCGCCAACCACTGACCAAGTTTTGGCTGATAGCGACAAATCCAGGATAGAGAACTTAATAACAATGAACCCTAGATTAAAGGAGGTATTGGCCCCCTTGTTAGCGATCGACGACTCCCAACAGCAATTTAAAGAAACGCATAAGATAAATCTCTTGATTAACGAAGCAATGCCTGATTTGATTAACGACGATATGGGCAATTTCGAACTCAATCCCCAAGATATTGAGCCTTGGGTGAGAAGACACTATCCAAACTTAGTGATATCCAAATACAAACCGCTCACTATAAGtggtaataaatttaaagagACCGTTGATACAGGGTCAACCACGACGACTAAAAGGAAACGAAAGCTGTCAAAAGACgatgaaaacgaagaaGATCCACAATCTAAGAAACCtaaaaaataa
- a CDS encoding DEHA2A10230p (similar to uniprot|P40061 Saccharomyces cerevisiae YER093C TSC11 Binding Protein of TOR), which yields MNNRINPYTPQDPHPSGSTTSLQDLNNSKQQSSRYNDPRFPREMMRSSKSENDFMNRDNRDRSSTMNSIDSLNINSIENSKMYKVHVDQDDMNELINESPANIKSPTWLLSDILQSFSSIRDTDEYQIVSKGNDLVSILIKYPHLKNDIVLKSFLNKIQFMLYHDVSEVRATGYRIMRYIISNYESLTMLIQSKILIFIIISLSTNSSLLEKEQALKLIREFLNIPKGTDNLSIGVIKSLIAIIEISEPVANITDNFKKICIETICEIALLRPELIFHSSGFKIIIETIVEDDSIELSGNCILVLMKVLDSENTRKFLRNGHDLNSLVSTFSSIDSGEEDKNIPTFKLQKAAFSLSIILKNWNGLMSFSHNNFACLKDLILNLKKKGPKLRDIIMDIILDMLRIEMLPWLKSSSIGDVIQCFNNYGHNSNYSFEYDEISPESFEFNLINHYLGLIIAILINHGIIDLLIEVIEENSNEANTKKATKLVTHIYSMANNFLPNELLQSKLILPSLRNECLEHSSTFKIWQSTRRSNEVTQASGFDPSNSSSKKLKLYIKNVSIGSRYNIDDTEFKNMVNNIRILTIKEYEDWNWNLLFSFIQGPLRNPKRFDEILEKNPKFLKRLMSFYRPFKFRFCNMPITHKNFKMYINIGCQLLETYLTLNQGIKYLSSNKLLPQVSEIFAQVDPYSGIVAKEPILSKKRLENTLSIGYVKFIGTLSANSYGLKMLEQWQFINLFHNIIEGSRNSESNNYLIINLLNSLDFTIDSQLRIVLSKAIGISNLKIRNFIIDNVIPKLIKIKECEHFVIKLLVNQLYDLDQEISDKSIDLLYDCYLSNDINILNHIISLRPSIVILSKHASGKMLLMNFMKTSIGFKFLEDSGFIDAEFDKWINLIGFEYVKKIELLIQRRFFPYVSSIAFDEKLPVHFFNYLLQTEEGLVYFQTLKQRNYLENLISNIEMISAKIAENNNDEISVDDGDEEEEDQSKLINKLKQNLWIIGSIASAKYGIQLLDTAYTNMDKSVVSMILNLFYNSPSWQIRGISFYLIGSIASTIEGIEILDELNWYSVIDKYHNPMKLSYPKDLYTKDIFNVEINNPYRDIKYYSLFSGGDENLETDRLFGDIDDDEFFDHEKIYEKILNLVKHSSSVLNRIARKATKQLMFIKKNSPSVFENRNLFLKIIKLVDRGSYKFSIRKFIFELFLDTKVLENLVKRDKKNINIK from the coding sequence ATGAACAATCGAATAAACCCATATACACCCCAAGACCCCCACCCATCCGGATCTACTACCAGTCTTCaggatttgaataattctaaacAGCAGTCTCTGCGATATAATGATCCTAGATTCCCCCGAGAAATGATGAGATCGTCCAAACTGGAGAATGACTTTATGAATAGGGACAATAGAGATCGAAGTTCCACCATGAACTCGATCGACAGTctcaatatcaattcaattgaaaattccaAGATGTACAAAGTACACGTCGATCAAGATGATATGAAcgaattaattaatgaatccCCTGCAAATATCAAAAGTCCGACTTGGCTATTAAGTGATATCTTACAGTCATTTAGTAGTATAAGAGATACAGACGAATACCAGATCGTGTCTAAAGGTAACGACCTAGTATCtattctaataaaatacCCACATTTAAAGAATGATATTGTCCTCAAGAGCTTTTTAAACAAAATCCAGTTTATGCTTTACCACGACGTATCAGAAGTAAGAGCTACAGGTTATCGTATTATGCGATACATTATATCTAATTACGAATCCTTAACAATGTTAATCCAGTCCAAAATCTTAATCTTTATTATAATATCCTTGTCCACAAATTCCTCGTTACTAGAAAAAGAGCAGGCCCTTAAACTAATCAGAGAATTTTTGAACATCCCAAAGGGTACAGATAATCTATCGATCGGTGTTATCAAAAGTCTCATAGCTATAATTGAGATTAGTGAACCCGTGGCTAATATAActgataatttcaagaaaatatgCATTGAAACGATCTGTGAAATTGCATTATTGAGACCAGAATTGATCTTCCACAGTAGTggatttaaaattatcattgaaaCTATAGTGGAGGATGATTCAATCGAGCTCTCTGGGAATTGTATCCTTGTGCTTATGAAAGTATTGGACTCAGAGAATACTCGAAAATTCCTAAGAAACGGTCACGATTTAAATTCGTTGGTATCAACCTTTTCAAGCATTGATTCAGGTGAGGAAGATAAGAACATTCCAACCTTTAAATTGCAGAAGGCAGCTTTCCTGCTCTCAAttatcttgaagaattggaatGGTTTAATGAGTTTTTCCcataataattttgcatGTCTTAAAgatttaatattgaatctaaaaaaaaaaggcCCGAAATTACGAGATATTATTATGGATATTATACTCGACATGTTAAGAATTGAAATGCTTCCTTGGTTGAAGTCATCTAGCATTGGTGATGTAATTCAAtgctttaataattatggCCACAATTCCAATTACTCCTTCGAGTATGATGAAATAAGCCCCGAAAGCTTTGAATTTAACCTTATAAATCACTATTTGGGTTTAATTATAGCTATCTTAATTAACCATGGTATAATTGACCTCTTAATTGAAGTCATCGAAGAAAATTCTAATGAAGCAAATACGAAAAAGGCAACAAAACTAGTGACCCACATATACTCGATGGCGAATAATTTTCTTCCTAATGAATTACTCCAGAGCAAGCTTATATTACCGTCTTTGCGCAATGAATGTTTGGAGCATTCCTCAACCTTCAAGATTTGGCAATCGACTAGAAGATCAAATGAAGTAACTCAAGCTTCGGGTTTCGATCCATCGAACCTGTCTTCGAAGAAACTAAAGTTGTACATAAAAAACGTTAGTATTGGTTCAAGATATAATATAGATGATAcagaattcaagaatatgGTTAATAACATCAGAATTTTAACCATCAAAGAGTATGAGGACTGGAATTGGAATCTTTTATTCAGCTTTATTCAGGGTCCTTTAAGGAACCCTAAAAGATTCGATGAGATTCTAGAAAAGAACCcgaaatttttgaagagGTTGATGTCATTCTATAGACCATTTAAATTCCGGTTCTGCAATATGCCAATTACtcataaaaattttaaaatgtatataaatattggTTGTCAGTTATTGGAAACCTACTTAACTTTAAATCAGGGTATAAAATATCTATCTTCTAACAAATTATTGCCTCAAGtatcagaaatatttgCACAAGTGGATCCATATAGTGGAATTGTTGCCAAGGAGCCAATTTTGTCGAAGAAGAGACTTGAAAATACACTAAGTATCGGTTATGTAAAATTTATTGGTACGTTATCAGCAAATTCTTATGGACTAAAAATGTTAGAACAATGGCAGTTTATCAACTTGTTCCATAATATAATAGAGGGGAGTAGAAATTCCGAGTCTAATAATTACTTGATCATAAACCTATTAAACAGCTTAGATTTTACTATCGATAGTCAGTTGAGAATTGTGTTATCAAAGGCAATTGGTATAtctaatttgaagattcgaaacttcattattgataatgtaattccaaaattgataaaaattaaGGAATGTGAACATTTCGTTATCAAATTACTAGTGAATCAGTTATATGATCTCGACCAGGAAATCTCagataaatcaattgacTTATTATACGATTGTTACTTGAGcaatgatataaatattctaaatCATATTATAAGCTTGAGGCCTTCAATAgtaattttatcaaaacATGCAAGCGGGAAGATgctattgatgaattttatGAAAACATCAATTGGTTTCAAGTTCTTAGAAGATTCAGGATTTATCGATGCCGAGTTTGATAAATGGATAAACCTAATCGGATTCGAATATGTTAAGAAGATTGAACTATTAATACAAAGGAGATTTTTTCCGTATGTTTCTTCTATAGCTTTTGACGAAAAACTTCCAGTTCACTTCTTCAATTACTTGTTACAAACTGAAGAAGGCttagtatattttcaaaCCCTTAAGCAAAGGAATtatttagaaaatttaatttcaaatattgagaTGATTTCAGCGAAGATAgctgaaaataataatgatgaaatatccGTGGATGATGgagacgaagaagaagaagatcaaagtaaattaatcaataagTTAAAGCAGAACTTGTGGATTATTGGTAGTATCGCTTCCGCGAAATATGGGATTCAATTATTGGACACAGCTTACACTAATATGGATAAATCAGTCGTTTCGATGATCctaaatttattttataattcacCAAGTTGGCAAATAAGAGGTATTTCTTTCTATTTAATAGGAAGTATTGCCTCAACCATTGAAGggattgaaattttagatgaattgaattggTATTCAGTTATAGATAAGTACCATAACCCTATGAAATTAAGTTACCCTAAAGATCTTTATACAAAAGATATCTTTAatgttgaaattaataatccATACAGagatattaaatattattcattatttagCGGCGGTGATGAGAATTTGGAAACTGATAGACTATTTGGTGACATCGACGATGATGAGTTTTTCGACCATGAAAAGATTTATGagaagattttgaatctCGTTAAACATTCAAGCTCCGTGTTGAATAGAATCGCCAGAAAGGCAACCAAACAATTAATgtttataaaaaaaaattctccTTCAGTGTTTGAAAATAGAAATCtttttttgaagataatcAAATTGGTTGATAGAGGGAGTTATAAATTTAGCATTAGAAAGTTTATATTCGAATTATTTCTAGACACTAAGGTTTTAGAGAATCTAGTGAAAAGGGAtaagaagaatatcaatattaaataa
- a CDS encoding DEHA2A10252p (similar to uniprot|Q7S346 Neurospora crassa NCU09169), which yields MSKLLVVFGATGQQGSSVVSYVKERMSDKFKIRAITRDPSKPEAKTLQESGVEVVKADLGDKQSIKQAFKGADTIFAMTALNFGGQTELEQGKLIADAAVEEKVPNIIWSTLVNANEISNGEFPHVVHFDEKAEVEKYIRSLPINSSFFSPGCFMQNFLGMLKPQPVGDGKYSMFNVLRPGSEVPFFDTEDTGKFVGAILNEPEKFHGKILYAANGMYSYETIAKIISKDTGKKVNYQQIPGNTFKEQIPEPIAEEITEMFQFFDKYNLYGPETREKVEWGMSQVSDKLSTFEGFFERNPLGL from the coding sequence ATGAGTAAGCTTTTGGTTGTTTTTGGGGCCACAGGTCAACAAGGCAGTTCTGTCGTTTCATATGTGAAAGAGAGGATGTCCGATAAGTTCAAAATTCGTGCTATTACTCGTGATCCATCTAAGCCGGAAGCAAAGACTCTTCAAGAATCGGGCGTAGAGGTTGTCAAGGCCGACCTAGGTGATAAGCAGTCAATTAAACAAGCATTTAAGGGAGCAGATACTATTTTTGCAATGACTGCATTAAACTTTGGGGGACAGACTGAGTTGGAACAGGGAAAACTTATTGCAGATGCAGCAGTCGAAGAAAAGGttccaaatataatttggAGCACATTGGTGAATGcaaatgaaatttcaaacGGAGAGTTTCCCCATGTAGTACATTTCGATGAAAAGGCCGAAGTTGAGAAATACATCCGTAGCTTGCCAATTAATAGCTCGTTCTTTTCTCCTGGCTGTTTTATGCAAAACTTTTTAGGGATGCTCAAGCCGCAACCAGTAGGTGATGGGAAGTACTCCATGTTCAATGTTTTGAGACCAGGTTCTGAAGTCCCGTTTTTTGATACAGAAGATACTGGTAAGTTTGTGGGGGCTATTCTTAATGAACCGGAAAAGTTTCATGGGAAGATTCTTTATGCGGCTAATGGCATGTATTCATATGAAACTATTGCTAAGATAATCAGCAAGGATACTGGGAAAAAAGTGAATTACCAACAAATACCAGGAAATACATTTAAAGAACAAATACCGGAACCAATTGCTGAAGAAATAACGGAAATGTTCCAATTTTTCGATAAATATAATCTCTATGGTCCGGAAACTAGGGAAAAGGTTGAATGGGGAATGCTGCAAGTTTCCGACAAACTTAGTACGTTTGAGGGGTTCTTCGAGAGGAATCCCCTTGGTTTATAG
- a CDS encoding DEHA2A10274p (similar to uniprot|Q7S346 Neurospora crassa NCU09169): MSKILVVFGATGQQGSSVVSYVKERMSDRFKIRAITRDPYKPEAKALEESGVEVVKADLGDKQSIKQAFKGADTIFAMTAVSFGGQTELEQGKIIADAAVEEKVPNIIWSTLPSANEISNGEFTHVVHFDEKAEVEKYIRSLPINSSFFSPGCFMQNFATSLKPQPVGDGKYTMFNVMRPASEFPFFDTDDTGKFVGAILNEPEKFHGKILYAATDLYSYEVIARIISKDTGKNVNYQQIPANAFREQIPKPIAEEITEMFQYVDKYNHYGSETREKVEWGKQQVSEKLTTLEEYFKRNPLGLE; this comes from the coding sequence ATGAGTAAAATTTTGGTTGTTTTTGGGGCCACAGGTCAACAAGGCAGTTCTGTTGTTTCATATGTGAAAGAGAGGATGTCCGATAGGTTCAAAATTCGTGCTATTACTCGTGATCCATATAAGCCGGAAGCGAAGGCTCTTGAAGAATCGGGCGTAGAGGTTGTCAAGGCCGACCTAGGTGATAAGCAGTCAATTAAACAAGCATTTAAGGGAGCAGATACTATTTTTGCAATGACTGCAGTAAGTTTTGGAGGCCAGACTGAGTTGGAACAGGGGAAAATTATTGCAGATGCGGCAGTCGAAGAAAAGGttccaaatataatttggAGCACCTTGCCCAGTGCAAACGAAATTTCAAACGGAGAGTTTACCCATGTTGTACATTTCGATGAAAAGgctgaagttgaaaaatacatCCGTAGCTTGCCAATTAATAGCTCGTTTTTTTCTCCTGGCTGTTTTATGCAAAATTTTGCGACGTCGCTCAAGCCGCAACCAGTAGGTGATGGGAAATATACCATGTTCAATGTTATGAGACCAGCTTCTGAGTTCCCTTTTTTCGACACAGATGATACTGGTAAGTTTGTGGGGGCTATTCTTAATGAGCCTGAAAAGTTTCACGGGAAGATTCTTTATGCGGCTACTGACTTGTATTCGTATGAAGTTATTGCTAGAATAATCAGCAAGGATACTGGGAAAAATGTGAATTACCAACAAATTCCAGCGAATGCATTTAGAGAACAAATACCAAAACCAATTGCTGAAGAGATTACGGAAATGTTTCAATatgttgataaatataatcacTATGGTCTGGAAACGAGGGAGAAGGTCGAATGGGGAAAACAGCAAGTTTCTGAGAAACTTACTACGTTAGAGGAGTATTTCAAGAGAAATCCTCTCGGTTTAGAATAA
- a CDS encoding DEHA2A10296p (weakly similar to uniprot|P40463 Saccharomyces cerevisiae YIL135C VHS2), protein MASHNHNRNGLSLFSFKSGSNGSSKSSVKGGESTSPTNRSIENHQLSSPVNSPMLMGDETSDVVSEANSDIFERSVQDSCTDLHSTHSQPKCNRCTTNRSRSCTHNSSLSLQGGLKNEDFIPPAIDATTSILSDEDMNLDDVEMVYSNRRNSSVIGLNMALGRPFGSSRKSSTYSLQSSQPQAAQQTQSPISPPKLTSSKSSLSFYSYADMISNEEMQRRPSFKQSYSYSQNSFPLKKKSHVGSIPPPYKKSGQSLLSKELSAKNPSTTASPNQSFSNQNFLISPESSDSEHENYFQGKRKSISSNISSNSKPNNLRFDNDNESLVSSSVGDCLRQSTTEINGN, encoded by the coding sequence ATGGCATCACATAATCACAATAGGAACGGGCTTTCGctattttcattcaagCTGGGATCTAACGGGTCGAGTAAGTCGTCGGTGAAGGGCGGTGAGAGCACGTCGCCCACTAACCGATCGATTGAGAACCATCAGTTGTCGTCGCCGGTGAATTCGCCTATGTTGATGGGTGATGAGACCAGCGACGTGGTCAGCGAGGCCAACAGCGATATCTTTGAGCGCTCGGTCCAAGATTCGTGCACAGACCTCCACCTGACCCACTCACAGCCCAAATGTAACCGTTGCACCACCAACAGGTCTAGGAGCTGTACTCACAACTCTTCGCTCTCGTTGCAGGGTGGGTTGAAGAACGAGGATTTCATTCCGCCGGCCATCGATGCCACCACGTCCATTTTGAGTGACGAGGACATGAACCTAGACGACGTCGAGATGGTGTATTCTAACAGAAGAAACTCGTCGGTCATCGGCCTCAACATGGCTCTCGGTAGACCATTTGGCAGCTCCAGAAAAAGCTCGACCTACTCACTCCAGCTGAGCCAGCCTCAGGCGGCACAACAGACACAGTCTCCCATTTCTCCTCCAAAATTGACGTCTTCCAAGTCTTCGTTGAGCTTCTACTCGTATGCTGACATGATCAGCAACGAGGAAATGCAAAGAAGACCTTCGTTCAAACAatcatattcatattccCAAAATTCTTTCCCCCTTAAGAAAAAATCGCATGTTGGCTCGATTCCTCCTCCTTACAAGAAATCGGGTCAATCTTTGTTGTCGAAAGAGTTATCGGCAAAAAACCCCTCTACTACTGCATCACCCAACCAATCATTTTCCAACcagaattttttaattctgCCTGAATCGTCGGATTCGGAACATGAGAACTATTTCCAGGGTAAACGTAAGTCAATCTCATCTAACATATCTTCGAACTCGAAGCCAAATAACTTGAGGTtcgataatgataatgaaagtTTAGTTTCAAGCTCGGTCGGTGATTGTTTAAGACAATCCACCACCGAAATTAACGGTAATTAA